The Tachyglossus aculeatus isolate mTacAcu1 chromosome 22, mTacAcu1.pri, whole genome shotgun sequence genome window below encodes:
- the LOC119944053 gene encoding olfactory receptor 1019-like, whose amino-acid sequence MEEKNCTRVTEFILLGFTDHPDLQFVIFLLFCAIYLVTVVGNLTIALLIKMSSQLHTPMYFFLSNLSLLDVSYSSIIAPKMMVSYLLAKKVISFAECVTQFFLFSLAVNAEVYLLAVMAYDRFVAICKPLRYTILMSKKSCILWVANSYLCASVNAIAHTSALFRLSFCSSNIINHFFCDIPPLLAISSSDTHMAALVHFIFATIAIVSTILAILLSYAYIAAAILKIRSTEGRCKAFFTCASHLMAVSILYGTLIFMYICPISSLSAYQIKVMSMFYSLVIPMLNPLIYSVRNKEVKEALKKTLGWKLSLF is encoded by the coding sequence ATGGAAGAGAAGAATTGTACCAGAGTGACTGAGTTTATTCTTTTGGGATTTACGGACCACCCAGACTTACAATTTGTCATCTTTCTGCTGTTTTGTGCCATCTATCTCGTTACTGTGGTGGGGAATCTGACCATCGCCTTGTTGATCAAGATGAGTTCCcagcttcacacccccatgtattttttcctcagCAATCTGTCTCTCTTAGATGTCAGTTATTCTTCTATCATTGCTCCCAAAATGATGGTCAGCTACCTTCTGGCCAAAAAGGTGATATCGTTTGCAGAATGTGTAACCCAGTTTTTCTTGTTCTCCCTAGCTGTTAATGCTGAAGTTTACCTGTTGGCTGTAATGGCCTATGATAGGTTCGTTGCCATTTGTAAACCATTGCGTTATACCATTTTGATGTCCAAGAAAAGCTGCATCCTTTGGGTAGCCAACTCGTATCTCTGCGCTTCTGTGAATGCAATAGCCCACACTAGTGCCTTGTTCAGGTTGTCCTTCTGCAGCTCAAATATTATcaaccattttttctgtgacatccctcctctcctcgccATCTCCTCCTCGGATACCCACATGGCAGCATTGGTCCATTTCATCTTTGCCACCATCGCTATCGTAAGCACCATCCTGGCCATTCTCCTGTCCTATGCATACATCGCGGCTGCGATCCTGAAGATCCGTTCCACTGAAGGGAGATGCAAAGCCTTTTTCACTTGTGCTTCCCACCTAATGGCTGTGTCCATTCTGTACGGGACTTTGATTTTCATGTACATATGTCCCATCTCCAGCCTGTCGGCATACCAGATCAAAGTAATGTCCATGTTTTATTCCTTGGTGATTCCCATGTTGAATCCCCTGATCTATAGtgtgaggaacaaagaggtgaaagagGCCCTGAAAAAGACTCTAGGCTGGAAACTGTCCCTATTTTAA